From a region of the Falsibacillus albus genome:
- the yugI gene encoding S1 domain-containing post-transcriptional regulator GSP13: protein MATNYEVGNVLTGKVTGIQPYGAFVALDEETQGLVHISEITHGFVKDINDHLKLGDEVNVKVLSIDEEKGKISLSIRATEEAPKQENTQAKPKKARRQGSVKPAQADAPTGFNTLKDKLEEWIEQSEREDLIKK, encoded by the coding sequence ATGGCTACAAATTATGAAGTAGGTAACGTACTGACAGGTAAAGTTACTGGTATCCAACCATACGGTGCATTCGTTGCACTTGACGAAGAAACTCAAGGACTTGTCCATATTTCCGAAATCACTCACGGTTTCGTAAAAGATATTAACGATCACTTGAAATTAGGAGACGAAGTGAACGTAAAAGTTCTTTCCATCGATGAAGAAAAAGGTAAAATCAGTCTTTCAATCCGTGCGACTGAAGAAGCGCCGAAACAAGAAAATACGCAAGCAAAGCCTAAAAAAGCTCGCCGCCAAGGCAGTGTGAAACCAGCTCAAGCTGATGCACCAACTGGTTTTAATACACTTAAGGACAAGCTTGAAGAGTGGATCGAGCAGTCTGAACGTGAAGATCTAATCAAAAAATAA
- a CDS encoding sodium-dependent transporter, which produces MKTQDQWSSKIGFILAAAGSAIGLGAIWKFPYMVGTNGGGVFFLLFIVFTLIIGTPMLLAEFVIGRRGQADAVTSYKKLAPKSKWHWLGYLGVAASFILLSFYSVVGGWVVSYIGRSFSNTFMGRTEEEYGQLFNHIIANPAEVLIAQFVFMIMTMYVVQGGVQKGIERASKYMMPALFILFIVLAVRSLTLDGAWKGVKFFLAPNLDAMNGQTVLMALGQSFFALSVGISVMVTYASYLPKKDSLPKSAFSVSILNIFISFLAGIVIFPAVFALGFKPNAGPGLVFVVLPAVFNHIAFGHVFFIVFLILLLFATLTSAFSILEIIVAVLSKEVAEKRKKYTWIAGTIVFLFGIPSALSFGVLSDVKIMGKSFFDFADFLTSNIGLPLGSLLISLFVGYRLPRKDVVEEMRSGTSVPAYLFGLWYFSVRYLIPLAIVFIFLQSLNLI; this is translated from the coding sequence ATGAAAACTCAAGATCAATGGTCATCCAAGATTGGTTTTATCCTGGCGGCTGCCGGCTCGGCAATCGGCCTTGGGGCAATATGGAAGTTCCCATATATGGTGGGGACGAACGGAGGGGGAGTCTTTTTTCTTCTCTTTATTGTGTTTACATTGATAATCGGCACCCCGATGCTCTTGGCCGAATTCGTCATCGGCAGAAGAGGACAGGCAGACGCCGTGACTTCATACAAAAAACTGGCACCGAAAAGCAAGTGGCATTGGCTTGGTTACCTCGGCGTCGCCGCTTCCTTTATTTTGCTTTCATTTTATAGCGTTGTCGGTGGATGGGTCGTATCCTATATTGGCAGGAGTTTTTCCAACACCTTCATGGGACGCACCGAGGAGGAATACGGGCAGCTCTTTAATCATATTATTGCAAACCCCGCCGAGGTTCTGATTGCACAATTTGTTTTCATGATCATGACGATGTATGTTGTTCAAGGTGGTGTACAAAAAGGGATTGAACGCGCCAGCAAGTATATGATGCCTGCACTTTTTATTTTATTTATCGTTCTGGCAGTTCGCTCCTTGACGCTTGACGGTGCATGGAAAGGGGTAAAATTCTTCCTTGCTCCCAATCTTGATGCAATGAACGGACAGACTGTATTGATGGCTCTTGGGCAGTCATTCTTTGCTTTGAGCGTAGGTATTTCAGTAATGGTAACTTACGCATCGTATCTTCCTAAAAAGGATAGTTTGCCAAAATCAGCATTTTCAGTATCAATATTGAATATATTTATTTCCTTTTTAGCTGGGATTGTCATCTTCCCTGCGGTATTTGCACTTGGATTCAAACCAAATGCCGGACCAGGGCTCGTATTTGTCGTCCTCCCTGCTGTCTTTAATCACATCGCATTTGGTCATGTATTCTTTATCGTCTTTCTTATTTTGCTATTGTTTGCAACTTTGACCTCCGCTTTTTCCATATTGGAAATCATTGTTGCAGTGCTTTCAAAGGAAGTCGCTGAAAAAAGAAAAAAATACACATGGATCGCCGGGACAATCGTCTTTTTATTCGGCATCCCGAGCGCCTTATCTTTTGGAGTGCTCAGCGATGTCAAGATTATGGGGAAATCGTTTTTCGACTTTGCCGACTTCCTTACAAGCAACATCGGTCTTCCACTCGGGTCATTGTTGATTTCCTTGTTCGTAGGGTATCGTTTGCCGAGAAAGGATGTTGTTGAAGAAATGAGGTCGGGAACCTCTGTCCCTGCATATCTATTTGGGCTTTGGTATTTCTCGGTACGTTATTTGATCCCGCTTGCGATTGTTTTCATCTTTTTGCAATCACTGAATCTAATTTAA
- a CDS encoding alpha/beta fold hydrolase, with protein MTSAAGKQVSINGIDLYYEEYNHDNTKQIIVLLHGFLSSTFSYRRLIPLIQQDFHVVSIDLPPFGRSGKSPAFVYSYQNIARTIIEFMEKMNYEKVSLIGHSMGGQIALNIMKERPELIEKGVLLCSSGYLKKSKWPLVFSSYFPFFHHYVKYWLAKSGVRRNIENVVHNRSLIDEEMMYGYLRPFLEDDIFIALTRMIRHREGDLTKNLLNKIHTPILLIWGEHDKVVPLAVGERLYHDLPNSKLIVLKETGHLVPEEKPEEVKNHLFDFIHNGALV; from the coding sequence ATGACATCGGCAGCCGGAAAACAGGTTTCGATTAATGGGATTGATCTTTATTACGAAGAGTACAACCATGACAATACAAAACAAATCATCGTTCTTTTGCACGGATTTTTGTCCTCCACATTCAGCTATCGAAGGCTCATACCTTTGATCCAACAAGATTTCCATGTTGTATCAATCGATCTCCCGCCTTTTGGCAGAAGCGGCAAATCACCGGCATTTGTCTACTCCTATCAGAATATTGCCCGTACCATCATTGAATTCATGGAAAAGATGAATTATGAAAAGGTCTCCTTGATAGGGCATTCGATGGGCGGACAAATTGCCCTGAACATTATGAAGGAACGCCCGGAATTGATCGAAAAGGGGGTCCTTCTCTGCAGCTCAGGATATTTAAAAAAGTCGAAGTGGCCGCTTGTATTTTCAAGCTATTTTCCATTCTTTCATCACTATGTGAAATATTGGCTCGCTAAATCGGGGGTTCGACGGAACATAGAGAATGTAGTCCATAACAGATCCTTGATAGATGAAGAAATGATGTACGGCTATCTCCGGCCATTTTTGGAAGATGATATATTCATTGCCCTGACAAGGATGATCCGTCACCGTGAAGGGGATTTAACCAAAAATTTATTGAATAAAATCCACACCCCCATCCTCCTGATTTGGGGAGAACATGATAAGGTCGTCCCCCTTGCTGTCGGGGAGCGCCTTTACCATGATTTACCGAATTCGAAGCTGATTGTCCTAAAGGAGACAGGACATCTAGTCCCTGAAGAAAAGCCGGAAGAAGTAAAAAACCACCTTTTCGACTTCATTCACAACGGCGCCCTTGTATAA
- a CDS encoding DUF1871 family protein, with protein MLEQWDPFLFGEAAYETEIECSL; from the coding sequence ATGCTTGAACAATGGGATCCGTTCTTATTTGGAGAAGCGGCATATGAAACCGAAATCGAATGTTCCCTATAA
- a CDS encoding MalY/PatB family protein, protein MNFNEQIDRKDTSSVKWDALRNVYGKHDLHPMWVADMDFRPPAAVTEALKERIEHGLFGYTFIPDHAALSIQEWVSKRHKWKIEKEWLLYSPGVVPALGMAISALTNPGDRVLVQSPVYTPFFNLVKENKRELVNCPLVLIDNQYKIDFDKLDSTLQQDVKLFLLCNPHNPGGRVWTKEELVKIAELCKEHDVILISDEIHSDLIHKPNEHIPVASLSEEYHPFTITCIAPSKTFNLAGLQASSMIIPDPELRKKISQLQKQQGFFTLNIFGIIGMEAAYRHGEEWLEELLIYLKGNIQLVKDYIRESLPKLKVMDPEGGYLVWIDCNETGLSDQEIKERLLNKGKLALEPGTKYGLGGEGFIRMNIACPRSMVKEGLNRLKIALEQ, encoded by the coding sequence ATGAATTTCAATGAACAGATAGATCGTAAAGATACTTCTTCTGTAAAATGGGACGCGTTAAGAAACGTATATGGCAAACATGATTTGCACCCCATGTGGGTGGCCGATATGGATTTCCGTCCTCCTGCAGCCGTTACGGAAGCTTTAAAGGAGCGCATAGAGCATGGACTCTTCGGTTATACGTTCATTCCAGATCATGCGGCACTATCCATCCAGGAATGGGTTTCTAAACGTCATAAATGGAAAATAGAAAAAGAATGGCTGTTATACAGCCCGGGGGTCGTGCCTGCACTTGGAATGGCCATTTCCGCCTTGACAAATCCAGGCGACCGGGTTCTTGTGCAATCACCGGTGTATACTCCCTTCTTTAATTTAGTCAAAGAAAATAAAAGAGAATTGGTCAATTGCCCCCTCGTTTTAATCGACAATCAGTACAAGATAGATTTTGACAAATTGGATTCCACTTTGCAGCAAGACGTTAAGCTCTTTTTACTATGCAATCCCCACAACCCCGGCGGACGGGTATGGACAAAGGAAGAACTCGTAAAAATTGCCGAGCTATGCAAAGAGCATGATGTCATCTTAATATCAGATGAAATTCATTCAGATTTAATCCATAAACCGAATGAACATATTCCCGTCGCGTCCCTTTCCGAAGAGTACCATCCATTCACAATCACATGCATCGCACCAAGCAAAACTTTTAATTTAGCAGGACTGCAAGCTTCCAGCATGATCATTCCAGATCCGGAATTGAGAAAAAAAATCTCCCAGCTTCAAAAACAGCAGGGATTCTTCACTTTAAATATATTCGGGATCATCGGTATGGAAGCGGCCTATCGCCACGGAGAAGAATGGCTTGAGGAATTGCTCATCTACTTAAAGGGCAATATCCAATTAGTGAAAGATTATATCCGCGAAAGCCTGCCAAAATTAAAAGTCATGGATCCGGAAGGTGGGTATTTAGTGTGGATTGATTGCAATGAAACCGGACTTTCCGATCAGGAAATTAAGGAAAGGCTCCTTAACAAAGGAAAGCTTGCCCTTGAACCGGGAACAAAATACGGATTAGGCGGAGAAGGCTTTATCCGGATGAACATTGCATGTCCTCGTTCAATGGTTAAGGAAGGGTTGAACCGACTGAAAATCGCCTTAGAACAATAA
- a CDS encoding histidine phosphatase family protein, with the protein MEIILVRHGESEADILNVHEGRADFSLTSKGRQQAEALAEYGSKHFSVSHIYSSTLKRAKETADIINHKLNRPISFVEDLMEWNNGVLAGLSREEAMEKYPEPKGGRKPHEPIEEGESYLDFRLRAERVFSTLRHKHADESIMIVSHGGAISNMLNAFYQMPVVSPYLFSTGDTGFHLLAIKNNERLTRVLNCQVHLIRK; encoded by the coding sequence ATGGAAATTATACTTGTAAGGCACGGCGAGTCAGAAGCCGATATATTGAATGTCCATGAAGGAAGGGCAGACTTTTCCCTGACATCAAAGGGCAGGCAGCAGGCCGAAGCATTGGCCGAATATGGGTCCAAACATTTTTCTGTCAGTCATATCTATTCAAGCACCTTGAAAAGGGCGAAGGAAACGGCTGATATCATCAACCACAAATTGAATCGTCCCATATCTTTCGTGGAGGATTTAATGGAATGGAATAACGGTGTTCTTGCTGGCCTTTCGCGTGAAGAGGCAATGGAGAAATATCCGGAGCCGAAAGGTGGGAGAAAGCCGCATGAACCAATCGAAGAGGGTGAATCCTATCTGGATTTCAGGCTAAGGGCGGAACGTGTTTTTTCAACACTTCGGCATAAACACGCGGATGAAAGCATCATGATCGTTTCCCATGGCGGGGCAATTTCCAACATGTTAAATGCTTTCTATCAAATGCCTGTCGTGTCACCTTATCTATTCAGTACGGGGGATACAGGCTTTCACTTACTGGCCATAAAGAACAACGAAAGGCTGACGAGGGTATTGAATTGCCAGGTCCATTTAATAAGAAAATAG